AGAACAAATCCCCACTCTTTCAAGGTCCTCTCTTTGCCCGTAGTTGTATGGGCCATTATCACCATGTCTAGCATCAACCTTGCATCAGTCAGCTTGTCCGTTTCCTCTTGTTCTTGGATCACAGCATCAACAATTATTACCTTTCCCTTGTCCTCTGGAATTGcttctttgcattttttaaGGATTTGGATGCACTCTTTGTCTGCCCAATCATGCAGAACCCACTGCAATATTCAAAGTAAACTACTTAAGCCAAAGAACCAGATATCATAAAAAGGGTGTACTTAATtaaacttgagaaatacaaaaccaattttgattctaataGAGTATGGGGGCCAAGGAAAAATTTAAGCTCACGGTTGAAGTAACAATATTGCTATTTTAAACCAAAGAAGTTCGGACGCTTCAATAAAATCCTTGACATGTCCTTGTCAAGCATGACAAACAAAAATATGTCTAGGATAATTTTCTGCGTCGGACGATGTGAAAGCAATAGAGTTGAACCTAAGGAAGTCTCATCGAAACAAAAGAAAGTTAAGAAGAAAGTCACTGCAGAAGCTACTGCTACTACTGCAGAAACAgaggataagaagaagaaaggtgTCACAAAGCTACAGGCTGTTTAGTATTTTGTTGTAATCTACATGTAGTTTAGGAGGTAATTAATAGATAGTGGATTACAGCTTTTTCCAATTGATCTCTGCCTCTCTTCTTGAATCAACAGTGAATAGACCTTGTTGATTGGGGGTAAAGGATCCATTAGCAGAATTTGGCCTCTGATCTGAGCAAATGACTCATTCAATCCCATGAGTAATTGCATAACAGAATTTCGATATTGAAGATCAGCGATCTTTTCATTGACATTGCAAGTGCACTTTCCACATAActtcttatttaaaaattccttctattttaaacataatttcaatgattttattttgaaaacttaaacataaatatgtttttaaaattactaaaatataccGAAAGACatgtattaattaattactataatttttgtatattgTGTGTCGTGTATTGTAACTCTTGttcatgtttcttattttcaaattcatAGCATTGTCTTATCTAATAGGCTTAATAGCATATATTTCGGAGGTATGAAagatttgaaagttgaaactactTGAAGACCTTTTACAAAAccttttatgtgtgtgtttcaGCTAGGTGAACAGCAGGTCTTCTTTAGTGGCTTCCTAAACACATAAATGACCTATACACCCAGGGCACCATTTTCATTTGCATGAACTTACCAATATGAAAGCAGCATCAGCCTTTGGAACACTTTCAAACATATCACCCCCAACATTTTCAACTCCGCTGATCTCTGCAGCAACAGAGACAACATGAAGAAGATCAAAGTTGATGCCTTGAAGCCATGGACATGCCTTAACCAACAACTTTATAGTGGTTCCATTGCCTCCACCCACATCTACCAAACTGCTAAGCCCATCAAATAATCCTGGACAACCTTGAATCATCGCCTGCACCACCAGCCTTGCATCACAAGCCATTGCTTCATTGAAGAGCTGGCTATGATCAGGATTTGCTGCTGTATAGCTCCATAGATCTTTACCATGAGCCTTCTCAAATGACGAAGTCCCATTGGCTAGAACTCGGGCACTTAGACTAAGCCATGGTGCCAGCATCACTGGGCTGCTCTCCATCAAAATAAAAGCAGCCATGCTATGTTCTCCCTGTCTCATCAAACGGCGAGATAGAGGCGTTTGTGCATAACCTGGGAACAGAAGACAAAAAATACAACATACTTAGCTTGTCTTCCCCACTCACAAACCTGACTAGATGcccatataatatatatatatatgatactTTAACATCAATTTAAACAACACAATGCTACTCATTTGaatattacattatattttaatgTAAGAGAATTCAAGGAAAGATAGCATATCAAGTATATTATGTTATTTATaaagatatttttatatatgaataaattGTGTTGTCATAGTTTTAAATAGTCAACGTTCTActtaaatttttcataaaatgatttttagTGATTAGATAAATCTCAAATAAAGCTTCCAAGTTAGTTTTTGTTAAATTCAAAAAGTTAAatgataacattttttaattatacaaatttcttttgtatatttaaaacttcATAATTTAACttgaaaataatatcaaattatgtagtttataatattataattaatcctaaaatttattacttatacactcagtttgtgaaaaatgataaaatattagatAAAGAAATGTAtagaatgattaaaaaataatcaaagttggggggggggggggggtctcCCTCCTTGCCTGGGGAGCCTTGGGTAGTGAGTTTCTCTTTGAATATTCCACGGTGCATTAGGAACCTCATAATGCGATAGAGTGGGGAAGAAGCACATCCTATAGTTGAAGACAAGTCCGAGAGTGTAATGGGGCTTCCATGGCTTTCAATGGCATCAGCTATCCCAAGATCAATGGCACACTTGACTACAGCCATTTCTGAAAAGCCCAATATGTACTTCCAGATATTTATGTCTGcatgctcttcttcttcttcatggtGAAACTCTCTTTGTGTTTcttccatctctttctctcttccctcctCTCTCAGTATGAGCAATCTGTTAATTCTACTTGAGCTAGGTAACACATTTCAGGTTGATGGCTCATATACACAAGAAGAATTATTGCgcgttcctcaaaaaaaaaaaaagaattattgcGCAATAGGAAAATGAAGCTATCACTATGATTCACTTTCAAGAttttactaatatttttattttgtttccttTAGTGCTAATCCAGCAAAAAAGATTTGTCCTACTTTTGACTAGTACTCttgcttttttatatatatatatataaatataaataaagagagagagagagagaaagagaggtgaAGCCAATGAGATCAAACCCTAATATTGTTTATGATAAACTTAATTTTATATGATTAtggttctttatcatcaaattaaaccattaattaatttttgatataaATAATTCTCGAACTTAAGTCCCTTATTAGACATTAGACGACAAAAACCGCTTGAATTAATTGAAACCAGTAAACCTCAATAATTGATCAAAGGTAGATGTGACTAGATGGAGAGACCCTTAGCTTTTTGTTAGGTAGAACTCAATAGATGGAGAGATGCCATTGGATGGAGATCAGActcttagcttttttttttaattttttttttatttatatatatttttattatttatttttttggctattTAACAAAAAGCCTGATAGAGAGAAGTCAGTAGATGGAGGGAGCaccttagctttttttttttttttttttttttttttttttttttttggctatttaACGAAAAGCCTGATAGATATATGGAAGTCAGTAGATGGAGTGACCCTTggctttttgtttggttatttaacaaaaaatatctgATGAGTAGAAgttactagatttttttttttttgagacacaCACATAAGGAAAAGGGGtaagataagagaatacactcatatgccaacaccaaaactacgTGCGACAGTTAGTGTCGCGAAgtaagtgataaaccccttctcaatatcacaccttactaGAAGTTACTAGATGGAAAGGCCCTTTAGctttttatttggttatttgACTTAAAAACCTGATGCATCGAGATATGTTGGTATGTCTAAtgataagaaatttaaaattattaccaatagtaatataaatttttattttacgtGACAATAAATATGCACGAatacttaataaataaatatttaaatgatttCTTTATAAGCAGTGACACAGCCGTTTgtaagatttataaaaatttgtaacattTCTATATATAGCTCTTTACTTTAGCCTAGCCTAATTCAGTACAATAGACATTTTAATAATCTATCTTGAGTGCTTGATATTAACTAAGCTATCTGTTCATCAAAAAAACTAAGCTATCTAGTTGGCTAATAGccttcgcaaaaaaaaaaaagaaaaaaaaaagaaaaaagaaaaaaggctaaTTGTAGTGCACGTTTTTCACGGAATATTAATGTAAAA
This portion of the Castanea sativa cultivar Marrone di Chiusa Pesio chromosome 7, ASM4071231v1 genome encodes:
- the LOC142643718 gene encoding acetylserotonin O-methyltransferase-like, producing the protein MEETQREFHHEEEEEHADINIWKYILGFSEMAVVKCAIDLGIADAIESHGSPITLSDLSSTIGCASSPLYRIMRFLMHRGIFKEKLTTQGSPGYAQTPLSRRLMRQGEHSMAAFILMESSPVMLAPWLSLSARVLANGTSSFEKAHGKDLWSYTAANPDHSQLFNEAMACDARLVVQAMIQGCPGLFDGLSSLVDVGGGNGTTIKLLVKACPWLQGINFDLLHVVSVAAEISGVENVGGDMFESVPKADAAFILWVLHDWADKECIQILKKCKEAIPEDKGKVIIVDAVIQEQEETDKLTDARLMLDMVIMAHTTTGKERTLKEWGFVLGEAGFSRYTVKPIRAMQSVIVAFP